A stretch of DNA from Triticum dicoccoides isolate Atlit2015 ecotype Zavitan chromosome 2A, WEW_v2.0, whole genome shotgun sequence:
acccgatgacatcctctgtttgatggcccatggagatgcttccttctggcctagcgcggttacggacatatttctttaggactcacatgaacctctcaaaggggaacatattgtgtagaaatacgggccctagaatgacaatctcgtcgactagatgaactaggacatgcgtcatgatattgaagaaggatggtggaacaccagctcgaaactgacaagacattgcgccacatcactccttagccttggtacgatttctggatcaatcaccttctaagagattgcattgaggaatgcacatagcttcacaatggctaatcggacgtttttcggtagaagccccctcaatgcaaccggaagcagttgcgtcataatcacgtggcagtcatgagactttaggttctggaactttttctctggcatatttattattccctttatgttcgacgagaagccagtcgggaccttcatactgagcaggcattcaaagaagatttctttctcttctttcgtaagagcgtagctggcaggaccttcatactgcttcggaggcatgccgtctttttcgtgcaaacgttgcaggtcctcccgtgcctcaggtgtatcttttgtctttctatacatgcccaagaagcctagcaggttcacacaaaggttcttcgtcacgtgcatcacgtcttttgaagagcggacctctaggtctttccagtagggtaggtcccaaaatatagattcttcttccacatgggtgcgtgtccctcagcgtcattcggatcagctagtgcgtcgggaccctttccaaggactacgtgtaaatcattgaccatagcaagtacgtgatcaccggtacgcatggcgggcttcttccgatgatctgcctcgcctttgaaatgcttgcctttcttttgacattgatggttggtcggaagaaatcgacgatggcccaggtacacattcttactacatttgtccaggtatatactttcagtgtcatctaaacagtgtgtgcatgcgtggtatcctttgtttgtctgtcctgaaaggttactgagagcgggccaatcgttgatggtcacgaacagcaacgcctttaggttaaattcctcttgtctgtgctcatcccacgtacgtacaccgtttccattccacagctgtaaaagttcttcaactaatggccttaggtacacatcaatgtcgttgctgggttgcttagggccttggatgagaactggcatcataatgaacttccgcttcatgcacatccaaggaggaaggttatacatacatagagtcacatgccaggtgctgtgattgctgctctgctccccaaaaggattaatgccatccgcgcttaaagcaaaccatatgttccttgggtcctttgcaaactcatcccagtactttctctcgatttttctcaactgcgacccgtcagcgggtgtctcaacttcccgtctttcttatggtcctcactgtgccatcgcatcgacttGGCATGCTTTCCGTTTCTGAactgacgtttcaaccgtggtattataagagcataccacatcaccttcgcaggaaccctcttcctgtggggctcgccgtgaacatcaccagggtcatctcgtctgatcttataccgcaatgcaccgcataccgagcatgcgttcagatccttgtatgcaccacggtataggatgcagtcattagggcatgcatgtatcttctccacctccaatcctagagggcatacgaccttctttgctgcgtatgtactgtcgggcgattcgttattctttggaagcttcttcttcaatattttcagtagcttctcaaatcctttgtcaggcacagcattctctgccttccactgcagcaattccagtatggtatcgagcgtgttgccatcttcgcaattggggtacaacccttttttgtgatcctctaacatgcgatcgaacttcagcttctccttttgactttcgcattgcgtccttgcatcgacaatgacccggcggagatcatcatcatcgggcacatcatctggttcctcttgatctttagcagcttcacccgttgcagcataattgggcacatcgtctggttcctcttgatcttcaccagctccccccgttgcagcatcaccgtattcagggggcacatagttgtcatcgtactcttcttcttcgccgtcttccatcataatccctatttcttcgtgcctcgtccaaacattatagtgtggcatgaaacccttgtaaagcaggtgggagtgaaggattttccggttagagtaagacctcgtattcccacattcagtgcatggacaacacataaaaccattctgcttgtttgcctcagccgcatcgagaaactcatgcacgcccttaatgtattcgaaggtgtgtctgtcaccgtacatccattgccggttcatctgcgtgcattatatataattaagtgtccaaattaatagaagttcatcatcacattaaaaccaaagtacatacatagttctcatctaacaacatatagctctccagagcatctaattaattaaaccataaactgaaactatgtaaaacattttaatGCAAAAATAaaggcgatcataatcgcaaccaaggtaacaattgatccaatggcataatgataccaagtctcggtatgaatggcatattttctaatctttctaatcttcaagcgcattgcatccatcttgatcttgtgatcatcgacgacatccgcaacatgcaactccaataatcttcttctcctcaatttttttattttttccttcaagaaattggtttcttcttcaactaaatttaacctctcgacaatagggtcggttggaatttccggttcacatacatcctagataaataaaatctatgtcacgttggtcggcataattttcataaacaataaatgaaccaatagttataaagataatatatataccacattcgaatcatagacaggacgagggccgacgggggcggataccaaaaccatcgcactatataagatgcaataataaaagtaagaaaatgatgcaagtatctatctaaacatacaagtaagaatatttttcctttcagaaagaagataagaacaagaggctcaccacggtggtgtcggtgatgagatcggcgcgggtgatcgacggcggtgaagacgggggtggggcgtgacggaccgctaaatctagagaaatctcgaggaaaatggagctttgaggtcgagcttcgagaggacaaAGCTTAACTAGTTTGgcttgggcatttcatcgaacacctcatgtgtataggaggtgagctagagcaccacaaacccctcccctcgccggccagagaaaaacagagcactgcagtgctctgctcgcgggcgagggtatatataggcacctcattggtcccggttcgtggcatgaaccgggactaaaggggagcctttggtcccggttcaggccaccaaccgggaccaatggtggtgggccaggagccaggcccattggtcccggttcgtcccaccaaccgggaccaaaaggtccagacaaaccaggaccaatggcccacgtggcccggccggccccctgggctcacgaaccgggtccaatgcccccattggtcccggttctagactgagccgggactaatgggctgacccggcctggacctttgcccccttttctactagtgttacaaGTGGGGCCCACCTGTTAGCATCAATCATTACGCAATTCCTCCCACTTTCCAGTCTCTGAAGTGAGCCGGAGCAACAGGAATCGGCGTCCGCGGTGGACCATGCTGAGCGGCGCGGCGGCGTAACTCCTGGGCGGCCCGTGCCCGCCGTCGGCGTGGGTGAGGAGTCCCGTGGACATGGCGAAGGCGTAAACGCGCCTTCGAAGTCCGGGAGGCGCGCCATCTCGCCGGTGACGGGGTTGCAGACGAAGCGGGCAAGCCTCATCGGGTCGGAGCAGCACCAGCGCTCGTACACCTGGTCGAGGACCTCGAAAGGGGCGGCGGTCGGGGCCCGGCCCTCGAACATTTCGAAGGCCTTGGCGCGGTTCTTGTAGgcgccgagcaggaggaggccatgGCCGCTCGCGGCGAGGACGCCGCTGCCAAAGACGTTGATGAAGCGGCGGTCGGCGGCCGGGAGGGCGTCCAGAGCGAAGGCCCGCTTGAGGACGGTGACGCGGGAGGGGAGCGGGGGCGGGGCGAGCGAGAGGGACGCGCCTCGCGCCGATTCCTCCAACGTCGAGATCTGGTAGACCATCGCCCAGGCGGGGCACGACGCGGCGGTGGAGTGGGAGCGGCGGAGGGGGCCGGAGAGGCGGCGGAGAATCTCGCCGGAGGACTCGGTGGTGGTCGATTTGGTAGTGGAAATGTAGCTAGCGAGCGAGGACCGAGGGGTGCGTGAGGTGGTGGTGGAAGAGAGAgaaaggagaaggaggaggaagaagaagagtgacgcTAACAGGTGGGCTCCACTTGTAATAACAGTCAACGTAACGGTCAAAATAAACGAAATTGACTTTGCCGCCACGTCAGCCCTGACGGGTGGTCCCCGGATATCATAAACGTGTTTAAATCGTCTAAACTGACCATTTTAGTCACAAAATTAGAATATTTTCGTAGTTATGAGTCATTTTTTTGAAAATGGTAGTTCTATGAGACGGTAAACTCGAGCATTCCTGCACCGGCGGGCACTCAAACCGCCTCGCCATGCCCTGCACCTTGGCAAAGGGCAGAGGGATCGGCACGGGGCAGCCGTCGTGGAACCACCTTTCGAATGACAATGGCGCCGCTGTGAATATGTTTCTGCTATTGCCGTCGTCGCCGCTTCGGATCATCTTCGACCATGTGTTGAAGAGGTCCCACAACGTCGTGCCGTCCGCGGCCGCGTGGCTGAGCGACATGGCGACGAAGACGCCGTCGGCGAGCTCAGTGACCTGGACGGCCAGGAGCGGCCGGCTGGGGTCAACGGCCGCGTCCGTGCTAAGCATCCCGTTGAGAGGGAAGAAAGAGGAGACAACGCGCGGGATGACCCGGAGCGGGCCGGAGATGTCGGATACGTCGACCTCGGGCGCCACGGCATGGACGGATTTGGCACCTTCGTCCCCACAGCAGAGCGAGATCGTCAGACCCTTCGGAGCGCCGGCACTGGCCGCTGGCGCGACGGCGAAGCGGCAGGCAAGGGGGTAGAAGCGGCCCAAGGCGCGTGCGAAGGACGACGCGAGGTGTTGGACGCAACTGGCCGGAGGCTTGGGTAGGAGGACTCCTTCCTGGATGTAGCCCACGGTGATGCGCCGCAGGTCCCATGGCGTGAGGTGGACGGTCTGAGGCTCCGGCAACACTGAGCTCTTCTCATACTCCGGCTTGACCATGCGTCTGGAGATGATCTGGACACCACCGCCTTCCATTTTGCTCGCCGCCGAGAATGTGAGTTTGAGGAGCTCGATCGTGTGTGTGTGTTCTGTCTTGTGTGCGTTAGGATGGGGGATATACATTAAGGGAGGCCATGTTAGCCCATGTGGACAGCAGGGATCCGGAGCACATGAATATAGAAAGCACGTCAAGAAAATATGAAATTAAGCAGTTCGTTGAATACGAGGTAGAAAAACATCAAAACTCGGCGACGGCGTAGAGACTTGACCAAGCAAGAAGCAACTCAGCTAAAATATGACGCAAAGACTTGACCAAGTAGACCCACCTAGACCAACGACGACAAAGACTtgtgagcactagtagaaaaagggtcaaacgtgaagcacattagtgccggtttgtatttgagccggcattaatgtatacattagtgccggttccaacggctagccgggccgctttcattagtaccggttcgtggcgaacctttagcaccggttcgtgccacgaaccggtactaatgagagtggtggcagtatattgtcagactggggcccctccatcccctttagtaccggttcttggcacgaaccggtactaaaggtcgtgctacataaacccttcgtccacccgagctcgctctgttcttcccctttcccctctcctctctgttcttcccctcttcctctcgagctcatcacacattttgcccaaattttgtcaagatttgaaggcccccatccattgaaatgatcacaaaggttagcaaatttgtcctttcatctctcattgctagattagctcttgcaatgatttatatagtgattaatttatgagtttagtaatttgggaggatatagNNNNNNNNNNNNNNNNNNNNNNNNNNNNNNNNNNNNNNNNNNNNNNNNNNNNNNNNNNNNNNNNNNNNNNNNNNNNNNNNNNNNNNNNNNNNNNNNNNNNNNNNNNNNNNNNNNNNNNNNNNNNNNNNNNNNNNNNNNNNNNNNNNNNNNNNNNNNNNNNNNNNNNNNNNNNNNNNNNNNNNNNNNNNNNNNNNNNNNNNNNNNNNNNNNNNNNNNNNNNNNNNNNNNNNNNNNNNNNNNNNNNNNNNNNNNNNNNNNNNNNNNNNNNNNNNNNNNNNNNNNNNNNNNNNNNNNNNNNNNNNNNNNNNNNNNNNNNNNNNNNNNNNNNNNNNNNNNNNNNNNNNNNNNNNNNNNNNNNNNNNNNNNNNNNNNNNNNNNNNNNNNNNNNNNNNNNNNNNNNNNNNNNNNNNNNNNNNNNNNNNNNNNNNNNNNNNNNNNNNNNNNNNNNNNNNNNNNNNNNNNNNNNNNNNNNNNNNNNNNNNNNNNNNNNNNNNNNNNNNNNNNNNNNNNNNNNNNNNNNNNNNNNNNNNNNNNNNNNNNNNNNNNNNNNNNNNNNNNNNNNNNNNNNNNNNNNNNNNNNNNNNNNNNNNNNNNNNNNNNNNNNNNNNNNNNNNNNNNNNNNNNNNNNNNNNNNNNNNNNNNNNNNNNNNNNNNNNNNNNNNNNNNNNNNNNNNNNNNNNNNNNNNNNNNNNNNNNNNNNNNNNNNNNNNNNNNNNNNNNNNNNNNNNNNNNNNNNNNNNNNNNNNNNNNNNNNNNNNNNNNNNNNNNNNNNNNNNNNNNNNNNNNNNNNNNNNNNNctaggaggtatgtgaacctgaaattccaaccgaccctattgtcgagaggttaaatttagttgaaagagaaaacgagtacttgaaagaaaaattgaaaagaattgagggggagaagatggaattggagttgcatgttgccgatatcatcatgatcacaagatcaagatggagaaaatgcgcttgaagattagaaagattaaaaaatatgccatcgatagtgaggcttggtatcattatgctgttggatccattgttaccttagttgcgatcttgaccgtatttgttgttgcatttaaatgctttagctagagagttatttgtttgttgcatttaagtcttgtatgaactttatgtatgaacttgtattaatttggtctattcggtgttgtgtaatgaagatgagccggcaatggatgtacgatgaccgatgctttccccagttcgttgagggcatgcatacttttctgcttgcggctgaggcaaacaagcgggcggatggttttatgccttgtccatgtgctcgctgtaagaatggtcacaattactctacgtcaagaaccattcacgtccacctgtttaagtccggtttcatgccccattataatgttgggaccaagcacggagaaagaggggttatgatggaagacaatgaagaagaagaggacgacgacagctatcctggccatgggtttcctgaatacgatgatacaacaatgggggaagaaactgagccggtaatgcgggaagaagctgagccggcaatgcgggaagaagctgaagaagaggcatcagatgagcccgttgatgatctaggtcgggccattgccgatgcaaagagaaactgcgcaagtgatttggagaagaagaagttgcagcgcatgttagaggatcacaaaaatttattgtacccgaattgcgtaggtgacaagaaaaagctgggcaccacactggaattgctgcaatggaaggcagagaatggtgtatctgacaagggatttcgaaagttgctggtaatgataaaggatatgcttccaaaggacaacgaattgcccgagagtacgtacgaagcaaagaaggctgtctgccctctagggttagaggtgtagaagatacatgcatgccctaatgattgcatcctctaccgcggtgagtacgatgatttgaatgcttgcccggtatg
This window harbors:
- the LOC119352590 gene encoding uncharacterized acetyltransferase At3g50280-like, whose amino-acid sequence is MEGGGVQIISRRMVKPEYEKSSVLPEPQTVHLTPWDLRRITVGYIQEGVLLPKPPASCVQHLASSFARALGRFYPLACRFAVAPAASAGAPKGLTISLCCGDEGAKSVHAVAPEVDVSDISGPLRVIPRVVSSFFPLNGMLSTDAAVDPSRPLLAVQVTELADGVFVAMSLSHAAADGTTLWDLFNTWSKMIRSGDDGNSRNIFTAAPLSFERWFHDGCPVPIPLPFAKVQGMARRFECPPVQECSCSIHFSPESIKKLKAKANAEMAGTATATISSLQALLAVCRARGLAPDRETRFLLPVGCRTRVKGIPQGYVGNAIAGAAARHTVGEILGNGRLGWTAWLLNRTVASVDEAMVRDELVSWSKNPSLRYSPDLRGDPAIVILSGSPRFDVYGNDFGWGRPLGVRTGPGNKLDGLITVFEDGRGARGMELEVCLAPHVLARLVANQELLNPSVSMSSPENWGLRIFAGVVHRWGCVHVHKAMLIMHGS